One genomic region from Desulfuromonas sp. TF encodes:
- a CDS encoding thiolase family protein, whose amino-acid sequence MLTKAYIPYGGYYSTPFARWQGTLANENAIVLGADTSRRFFESKGWNPRMLDYVLVGSTVYQKQWFYSGPWAAAMMGAAETPGVLVSQACSTPTTTIYQAGMGIETGMFANSWCLLADRCSNGPHASWPNPNGPGGQVVTEDWFMDNVAKDPWGGTSMIETAENVSREYGVTREECDAITLRRQAQYHDALANDRAFQKRYMFAAEVRISKKKTVTLEADEGITLSTPEGLAGLRPVLSDGVHTFGAQTHPADGNCGISVTTRERARELSTNPGVEVQLVSFGFARARKAHMAAAVAPSAQMALENAGLKAADLGAVKTHNPFAANDVVMAKVMGLDVDSMNNYGSSLIYGHPQAPTGARLVIEGVEELVQKGGGYLLFAGCAAGDTAAALVLKVG is encoded by the coding sequence ATGTTGACAAAAGCTTATATCCCCTATGGGGGTTATTACAGCACCCCTTTCGCTCGCTGGCAGGGTACCCTGGCCAACGAGAACGCGATCGTTCTGGGGGCCGACACCTCCAGGCGCTTCTTCGAGTCCAAGGGATGGAATCCCCGGATGCTCGACTATGTTCTGGTCGGCAGCACCGTCTACCAGAAGCAGTGGTTCTACAGCGGCCCCTGGGCCGCTGCCATGATGGGTGCTGCCGAGACGCCGGGCGTCCTGGTCAGCCAGGCCTGCTCGACCCCGACCACGACTATTTACCAGGCCGGGATGGGGATCGAAACGGGGATGTTCGCCAACAGCTGGTGCCTGCTGGCCGACCGCTGCTCCAACGGCCCCCATGCCAGTTGGCCCAACCCCAATGGCCCTGGCGGCCAGGTCGTCACCGAGGACTGGTTCATGGACAACGTCGCCAAAGACCCGTGGGGGGGAACTTCCATGATCGAGACCGCGGAGAACGTCAGCAGAGAGTACGGCGTCACCCGCGAGGAATGCGACGCCATCACCCTGCGCCGCCAGGCGCAGTATCACGACGCCCTGGCCAATGACCGGGCCTTCCAGAAGCGCTACATGTTTGCCGCCGAGGTGCGGATCTCGAAGAAAAAGACCGTCACTCTGGAGGCGGACGAGGGAATCACCCTCAGCACCCCTGAAGGGCTGGCCGGGCTGCGACCGGTCCTGTCCGACGGAGTTCACACCTTCGGGGCCCAGACCCACCCGGCCGACGGCAACTGCGGCATCTCGGTCACCACCCGCGAGAGGGCCCGGGAACTGAGCACCAATCCCGGCGTTGAAGTCCAGCTCGTCTCCTTCGGCTTTGCCCGGGCCAGGAAGGCCCACATGGCGGCCGCCGTCGCCCCGTCGGCGCAGATGGCCCTCGAAAATGCCGGCCTCAAGGCTGCGGACCTTGGCGCCGTCAAGACCCACAACCCCTTCGCCGCCAACGACGTGGTCATGGCCAAGGTCATGGGCCTCGATGTCGACAGCATGAACAACTACGGCTCCTCGCTCATCTACGGCCACCCCCAGGCGCCCACCGGCGCCCGCCTGGTCATCGAGGGGGTCGAGGAGCTGGTTCAGAAGGGGGGCGGTTATCTGCTCTTCGCCGGCTGTGCCGCCGGCGACACCGCCGCGGCCTTGGTGCTGAAAGTCGGCTAA
- a CDS encoding acetyl-CoA hydrolase/transferase C-terminal domain-containing protein — MSATTSDRLLSRIRRPDLHRKIMRAAQTIPFFKDGMYLGFSGFAEGHPKTVPAALADHIENNHLMGKMRFHVYTGASIGTDVDDRWAKLGMLGKRWPHQQGTAIRKAINAGEVAYGDRYLSLYAQDFGYGFYTMENGGKIDIGIIEASCLTEEGGIVPTLAIGIVSEIVARAEKIIIEINTKIPSLEGLHDCVGVELPPNKKAYNIHNVRDRIGTTSIPCDPDKIVAIVESYKDPVGRPLGPPDERSKEIAAHLIDFLQFEVKQGRLPKNLLPLQSGVGSIANAVIGGIQDSPFTNLSVWTEVFQDNLLDLFDSGKLDFVTTASFSLSDQGIKRLLANWGKYTSRTLLRPIQITNHAEPVRRLGLISMNTPVEFDIYAHVNSSMVNGSRLLNGVGGSGDFMRNAYLSIMH, encoded by the coding sequence ATGTCCGCAACAACAAGCGATCGATTGTTAAGCAGGATTCGCAGGCCCGACCTTCATCGAAAAATAATGCGGGCCGCGCAGACCATCCCTTTTTTCAAAGACGGGATGTATCTGGGTTTTTCAGGCTTTGCCGAGGGGCACCCGAAAACGGTGCCGGCGGCTCTGGCAGATCATATCGAGAACAACCATCTTATGGGGAAAATGCGTTTCCATGTGTATACCGGCGCCTCCATCGGGACGGACGTCGATGACCGCTGGGCGAAACTCGGCATGCTAGGCAAGCGCTGGCCGCATCAGCAGGGCACCGCCATTCGCAAGGCCATCAATGCCGGCGAAGTCGCTTATGGGGACCGCTATCTGTCCCTGTACGCGCAAGATTTCGGCTACGGCTTCTACACCATGGAAAACGGCGGGAAGATCGATATCGGCATCATCGAAGCGAGCTGCCTGACCGAAGAAGGGGGGATCGTCCCAACCCTCGCCATCGGCATCGTATCGGAAATCGTGGCACGGGCGGAAAAGATCATCATCGAAATCAACACCAAGATCCCCTCTCTCGAAGGACTCCACGACTGCGTCGGGGTGGAACTGCCGCCGAACAAGAAAGCCTACAACATCCACAACGTGCGAGACCGGATAGGCACCACCAGCATCCCCTGCGATCCCGACAAGATCGTGGCCATTGTCGAATCCTACAAGGATCCGGTCGGACGTCCCCTGGGGCCTCCCGACGAGAGGTCCAAAGAGATCGCGGCGCACCTCATCGATTTTCTGCAATTCGAAGTGAAACAGGGGCGCCTGCCCAAGAATCTTCTGCCGCTGCAATCGGGCGTGGGGTCCATCGCCAATGCCGTCATCGGCGGCATCCAGGACAGCCCCTTCACCAACCTGAGCGTGTGGACCGAGGTTTTCCAGGACAACCTCCTCGATCTGTTTGATTCCGGCAAGCTCGATTTTGTGACGACCGCCTCCTTTTCCCTCTCCGACCAGGGTATCAAGCGCCTGCTGGCCAACTGGGGAAAATACACCAGTCGGACCTTGCTGCGGCCGATCCAGATCACCAATCACGCCGAACCTGTGCGGCGGCTGGGACTGATTTCCATGAACACTCCCGTCGAGTTCGACATTTATGCCCACGTCAACTCGTCGATGGTCAACGGTTCGCGTCTGCTCAACGGCGTCGGCGGCTCTGGGGATTTCATGCGCAACGCCTATCTCTCCATCATGCACA
- a CDS encoding 4Fe-4S dicluster domain-containing protein: MTKKQRFGLLIDYEYCTGCHACEVACAQEYGWPPGMGGMRVIEVIQRLPKDKAYLNFITFPTESCVLCAGRTRKGQKPSCVHHCLAGAIKYGPIEELAKEMERKPRMVLWAPK, translated from the coding sequence ATGACGAAGAAGCAAAGATTCGGTCTCCTCATCGACTACGAATACTGCACCGGATGTCACGCCTGCGAGGTGGCCTGTGCCCAGGAGTATGGCTGGCCTCCGGGCATGGGCGGCATGCGGGTGATCGAGGTAATCCAGCGGCTGCCGAAGGATAAGGCTTACCTGAATTTCATCACCTTCCCCACCGAGTCCTGCGTGTTGTGCGCCGGGCGCACCCGAAAGGGGCAGAAGCCCTCGTGTGTGCACCACTGCTTGGCCGGCGCCATCAAATACGGCCCAATCGAAGAGCTGGCGAAAGAGATGGAAAGAAAGCCGCGCATGGTGCTCTGGGCACCAAAGTAA
- a CDS encoding molybdopterin-dependent oxidoreductase produces MKVRTTSWSAGPGCHGGCGVIAHIKDGKLLKVEGDPEHPWNHGRLCARALAMTQYVNHPDRLTRPLKRVGERGEGKWEAISWDEAYDLIETRMKKIRSEFGAESAIFAMGTGRDIGAWISVLAYAYGSPNVTFALSGNACYATRISATKVVQGDYCVFDAGQWLPDRYDDPRYQVPECIVIWGYNIPASCPDNLFGHWIIDLMKRGTKLITIDPRLSWFASRSEKWLQVRPGSDAALAMGFLNVIVNEGLYDREFVEKWTNAQHLIRTDTGKILRESELTAGGDPGSFVVWDERRNAPAVWDTRQQAYRPGSDEVAPLLEGEREVRLADGSRVRCETVWSVFRREIDKYPLERVTEITMVPAKDIAEAARFYARAKPAAIQWGVPIDMTPNMTPTAQAINDLWCITGNLDVPGGNVISRFAFNAVSYALPGTKSVFAPSVEQEEKRIATDRYPMFKNFSLRSQTDVTFEQIFTGKPYPIKAMWMAASNLIGGLGLDPRRWVEAIKSLDFVVAVDLFHTPSTQLADVVLPAVSFLEKDSVRSWWVPLQTINKAMSVGECKSDAEIAIELGRRFDPEFKWNTTHELFDDILKPSGMSFAELQEKGWAFPPEGHPTAPYRRHEKGLLRPDGKPGFCTPSGRVELYSTLREEWGLEPLPLHEEPPFTPVSQPERFKEYPLVLSTGRRSPVLYHTEHRNIPWLRALDPDPIVEIHPDTASSLGIGSGEWVWVENWFGKCQLKAKVTLEVPRYMVMAAHGWWFPEKDGAEPSLHGAFKSNINQLLPMGYQGKDGQGAPIKHGLCKVYKATPAEVQQ; encoded by the coding sequence ATGAAAGTGCGTACAACGAGTTGGTCGGCCGGACCGGGCTGCCACGGCGGATGCGGAGTTATCGCCCATATTAAGGACGGCAAACTCCTCAAAGTCGAGGGCGATCCGGAACACCCATGGAACCATGGCCGTCTCTGTGCCAGGGCTTTGGCCATGACCCAGTACGTCAACCACCCCGACCGTCTCACCCGACCGCTGAAACGAGTAGGGGAGCGCGGGGAGGGAAAATGGGAGGCGATCTCCTGGGACGAAGCGTACGACCTGATCGAGACCCGGATGAAGAAGATCCGTAGCGAGTTCGGCGCCGAAAGCGCGATTTTCGCAATGGGAACCGGCCGAGATATCGGCGCCTGGATTTCCGTTCTCGCCTATGCCTACGGCAGTCCCAACGTCACTTTTGCCCTGAGCGGCAACGCCTGCTACGCCACAAGGATCTCCGCCACGAAAGTCGTGCAGGGGGATTACTGCGTGTTCGATGCCGGGCAGTGGTTGCCGGACCGTTACGACGATCCCCGCTACCAGGTTCCCGAGTGTATCGTCATCTGGGGCTACAATATCCCCGCCTCATGCCCGGACAACCTCTTCGGGCACTGGATCATTGATCTGATGAAGCGTGGCACCAAGCTCATCACCATCGACCCGCGCCTGTCGTGGTTTGCCTCGCGTTCGGAGAAGTGGCTGCAGGTCCGACCCGGCTCCGATGCGGCGCTGGCCATGGGGTTTCTGAACGTCATCGTGAACGAGGGGCTCTACGACCGGGAATTTGTAGAAAAGTGGACCAACGCCCAACACCTTATTCGCACCGACACGGGGAAGATCCTTCGGGAGAGCGAACTGACTGCCGGAGGTGATCCCGGGAGCTTCGTCGTCTGGGACGAGCGGAGGAATGCTCCGGCCGTATGGGACACCCGCCAACAGGCCTATCGTCCGGGCTCGGACGAGGTTGCTCCGCTCCTTGAAGGAGAGCGTGAAGTCCGTCTCGCCGACGGGTCCAGGGTCCGCTGCGAGACGGTGTGGTCTGTCTTCCGCCGGGAAATCGATAAGTATCCGCTCGAGCGGGTAACCGAGATCACCATGGTGCCGGCAAAGGACATCGCCGAGGCGGCCCGCTTCTACGCCAGGGCAAAGCCGGCCGCCATCCAATGGGGGGTGCCGATCGATATGACCCCGAACATGACTCCCACCGCCCAGGCGATCAATGATCTCTGGTGCATCACGGGAAACCTCGACGTCCCCGGTGGGAACGTCATCTCCCGCTTCGCTTTCAACGCCGTTTCCTACGCCCTCCCCGGCACTAAGAGCGTTTTCGCTCCATCCGTGGAACAGGAAGAAAAACGGATCGCCACCGACCGTTACCCCATGTTCAAGAATTTCAGCCTGCGGTCCCAGACCGACGTCACCTTCGAGCAGATCTTTACCGGCAAGCCGTACCCGATAAAAGCCATGTGGATGGCGGCCTCCAACCTGATCGGTGGGCTCGGTCTCGATCCCCGGCGCTGGGTGGAGGCGATCAAATCACTTGACTTCGTGGTGGCGGTGGATCTCTTCCACACACCGAGCACTCAGCTGGCCGATGTGGTCCTGCCGGCGGTAAGTTTCCTCGAAAAGGACAGCGTCCGTTCCTGGTGGGTCCCCCTGCAGACCATCAATAAGGCCATGAGCGTCGGCGAGTGCAAGTCCGATGCGGAGATTGCGATAGAGCTGGGGCGGCGCTTCGACCCGGAATTCAAGTGGAACACGACTCACGAACTATTCGATGACATTTTGAAGCCCTCGGGCATGAGCTTCGCCGAGCTCCAGGAGAAGGGATGGGCATTCCCGCCGGAAGGACACCCGACGGCGCCTTACCGGCGCCACGAGAAAGGACTTTTGCGTCCCGACGGGAAGCCTGGTTTCTGCACCCCGTCGGGTAGGGTGGAACTCTATTCGACATTGCGCGAGGAGTGGGGGCTGGAACCCCTGCCGCTGCATGAAGAGCCCCCCTTTACGCCGGTGAGCCAGCCCGAGCGGTTCAAGGAATATCCCCTCGTTCTCTCCACCGGTCGCCGCTCGCCGGTCCTCTACCACACCGAGCACCGCAATATTCCCTGGCTCCGGGCTCTCGACCCGGATCCGATCGTGGAGATCCACCCGGACACCGCCTCTTCCCTGGGAATCGGCAGCGGCGAGTGGGTGTGGGTAGAGAACTGGTTCGGCAAGTGTCAGCTTAAGGCCAAGGTCACCCTGGAGGTGCCGCGCTACATGGTAATGGCCGCCCATGGCTGGTGGTTTCCGGAGAAGGACGGGGCCGAACCGTCCCTGCATGGCGCATTCAAATCCAATATCAATCAGCTTCTCCCCATGGGCTACCAGGGGAAAGACGGCCAGGGTGCCCCGATCAAGCACGGACTGTGCAAGGTCTATAAAGCAACCCCGGCGGAGGTGCAACAATGA
- a CDS encoding sigma 54-interacting transcriptional regulator, with amino-acid sequence MILPSAIFFQEEFDKLAQSCQETPYALAVLDRDLRYVQVNEPMAALNGKPVEQHRGRTIREIDPGVASAVEPLLRHAMEEGKPLLNLESEVSRSPAADAPDIHYWLISCYPLKSEDGTVVGVGAVVRNITEQKLKDSIQNERLKFEALLSDLSAAFINVPVGEVDRKIEQGLEKIAEFLEFDRCSIWQFSPEDGPLRMTHSYALPGISLPPPVVDEQVPVWTNMVRRGEMFKVADVDQLPDKLWREKKYCREQGGIKSFLFIPLNIGGTVFGLLSFASYRVKRTWPDVLIQRLRLLWEIFGNALERKRADQRMQTALAEIEQLKNRLEAENLYLRDQIDIEQKHEEIIGQSVAIRKVLLQVEQVANTDATVLLLGETGTGKELLARAIHNLSGRRARAMIKLNCAALPSTLIEAELFGREKGAYTGAMATQIGRFEAANGSTIFLDEIGEIPLDLQAKLLRVLQEGQLERLGSPQPIEVDVRIIAATNRDLSKAVKEGRFREDLYYRLNVFPISVPPLRDRREDIPLLVWAIVREFGSVFGKTIERIPKKNMEALECYLWPGNIRELRNMIERAMILSNSSTLVVDLPDNSPTSTSQNMSLEEMERMHIVSIMERTGWRVRGKNGAAEILDLKPTTLDSKMKKLGIKRTVGRYEIS; translated from the coding sequence ATGATTTTACCCAGCGCGATTTTTTTTCAGGAAGAGTTCGACAAGCTGGCGCAGTCGTGTCAGGAAACCCCCTATGCGCTTGCCGTCCTGGATCGGGATTTACGCTATGTGCAGGTCAACGAGCCAATGGCGGCCCTCAATGGAAAACCTGTCGAACAGCACAGGGGGAGAACCATCAGGGAAATCGACCCGGGAGTCGCTTCAGCGGTGGAGCCTTTGCTCCGGCATGCCATGGAAGAGGGAAAGCCGCTGCTGAACCTTGAGTCCGAAGTGTCCAGGTCGCCTGCGGCCGATGCTCCCGATATCCATTACTGGCTCATCAGCTGCTACCCGCTCAAGAGCGAGGATGGGACAGTGGTTGGGGTCGGTGCCGTCGTCCGGAATATCACCGAGCAGAAATTAAAGGATTCCATTCAGAATGAGCGCCTGAAGTTCGAAGCGCTGCTCTCGGACCTCTCGGCCGCGTTCATCAATGTCCCTGTCGGCGAAGTGGACAGGAAGATCGAGCAGGGGCTGGAAAAGATCGCCGAATTTCTGGAGTTCGACCGGTGCAGCATCTGGCAGTTTTCACCGGAAGACGGGCCGCTGCGCATGACCCATTCTTATGCCCTTCCGGGAATCAGCCTGCCCCCCCCTGTTGTTGATGAGCAGGTACCCGTTTGGACCAACATGGTGCGCCGGGGAGAGATGTTCAAGGTTGCAGACGTGGACCAACTGCCGGACAAGCTGTGGCGGGAGAAAAAATACTGCCGGGAGCAAGGCGGCATCAAGTCCTTTCTGTTTATCCCGCTGAACATAGGTGGAACTGTTTTCGGTCTCCTCTCCTTTGCCTCTTACCGAGTCAAAAGAACCTGGCCCGATGTGCTTATTCAACGACTTCGGCTCTTGTGGGAGATTTTTGGCAATGCCCTGGAACGAAAACGGGCCGATCAGAGAATGCAAACTGCTCTTGCTGAAATCGAGCAACTGAAAAACCGCCTGGAAGCCGAGAATCTCTATCTTCGCGACCAGATTGACATCGAGCAGAAACACGAGGAGATTATCGGACAGTCCGTTGCCATACGAAAAGTCCTTCTGCAAGTGGAGCAGGTGGCCAATACGGATGCCACGGTGCTCCTTCTCGGGGAGACCGGTACCGGCAAGGAGTTGCTGGCCCGCGCCATTCATAATCTGAGCGGGCGCAGGGCCCGCGCCATGATCAAGCTGAATTGTGCGGCCTTGCCGTCGACGCTGATCGAAGCTGAACTGTTCGGACGCGAAAAAGGGGCTTATACCGGAGCCATGGCTACCCAGATCGGCCGGTTTGAAGCCGCCAACGGCTCGACCATTTTTCTCGACGAGATCGGCGAAATCCCTTTGGATCTGCAGGCCAAGTTGCTCCGGGTCCTCCAAGAAGGTCAATTGGAACGCCTGGGAAGCCCGCAGCCCATCGAGGTGGATGTCCGGATCATCGCCGCGACCAACCGCGACCTGAGCAAGGCGGTCAAAGAAGGCCGATTTCGGGAAGACCTCTACTACCGTTTGAATGTTTTTCCCATTTCGGTCCCGCCGTTGAGGGACCGCCGAGAAGACATCCCCCTGCTGGTATGGGCCATCGTCAGGGAGTTCGGCTCTGTTTTCGGGAAAACCATCGAGCGCATTCCGAAGAAAAACATGGAGGCACTGGAGTGCTACCTGTGGCCGGGTAACATCAGGGAACTGCGCAACATGATCGAGAGGGCCATGATTCTCAGCAATTCCTCAACCCTGGTAGTCGACCTGCCGGACAACTCTCCCACCTCGACATCACAGAACATGTCGCTCGAAGAAATGGAGCGGATGCATATCGTCTCCATCATGGAGAGAACAGGCTGGCGGGTCCGGGGGAAAAACGGCGCGGCGGAAATTCTGGACCTTAAACCCACCACCCTTGATTCGAAAATGAAGAAATTGGGGATTAAACGCACAGTCGGACGCTACGAAATATCATAG
- a CDS encoding radical SAM protein — translation MWTSENLDYEGAIYRPPSEARSIILQATVGCAHNRCTFCASYKDKRFRIKDRTTLEADLKKAARLYRGVKRLFVADGDALIMPMGEWRWLLPAIRKYLPWVERVGTYATGIAVRKKSADDLRWLHDNGLNIVYLGVESGDPETLATIRKDSTAEQLMEAGQKLKAAEISVSITVLLGIAPPGRSPAHARETGRLLTAMDPDYVGALSVIVCEGTELARRVYGGEHSVSNPQELLRELRQMLAHTHLSAGLFMANHASNYLPLKVEMPAGKARALELIDAAIEGKTPLRPESYRAL, via the coding sequence GTGTGGACTTCTGAAAACCTCGATTACGAAGGCGCCATTTACCGGCCGCCCAGCGAAGCCCGGTCGATCATCCTGCAGGCCACCGTCGGCTGCGCCCACAACCGCTGTACCTTCTGCGCCAGCTACAAGGACAAACGGTTCAGAATCAAAGACCGCACAACCCTCGAGGCGGACCTGAAAAAGGCCGCCCGGCTCTACCGGGGGGTGAAGCGGCTCTTCGTAGCCGACGGGGACGCGCTGATCATGCCGATGGGCGAATGGCGCTGGCTGCTTCCCGCCATCCGTAAGTACCTGCCATGGGTCGAGCGGGTTGGAACCTACGCCACGGGAATCGCCGTCCGGAAAAAGAGCGCAGATGACCTGCGCTGGCTGCACGACAACGGCCTCAATATCGTCTATCTCGGGGTCGAAAGCGGCGACCCCGAGACGCTGGCCACCATAAGGAAGGACTCAACGGCCGAACAGCTGATGGAGGCGGGGCAAAAGCTTAAAGCCGCGGAAATTTCGGTATCGATCACCGTCCTTCTCGGGATTGCTCCTCCGGGGCGCAGCCCCGCTCATGCCCGGGAGACCGGGCGTCTGCTTACGGCCATGGATCCGGATTACGTCGGGGCCCTGTCGGTTATCGTATGCGAAGGGACCGAACTGGCCAGGCGCGTGTACGGGGGAGAGCATTCGGTGTCCAACCCCCAGGAGCTTCTCCGGGAACTGCGGCAGATGCTGGCTCACACCCACCTGAGCGCAGGTCTTTTCATGGCCAATCACGCTTCCAACTACCTGCCGCTCAAGGTGGAGATGCCCGCAGGCAAGGCCCGGGCCCTGGAGCTGATCGACGCCGCCATAGAAGGTAAAACACCGCTGCGCCCCGAATCCTACCGAGCCCTGTAG
- the fdhD gene encoding formate dehydrogenase accessory sulfurtransferase FdhD produces the protein MEQNRRHLVLRYKQGSLTHVERQVVQEYPLRLEVNGRDLATLIASPHQLNFLVVGFLRLQGFIRSLDDILSLGVCDDFGTAKVRIRGEVPERLGLTLTSGCGSGITFQLPTPPDKRADSGETRVRFTPQQIFALMRELAERAENYRAHGGIHSAAVGDGQQLLIYSEDLGRHNTLDRIAGEALFKNLDLHGKLLVTSGRVSTEMVAKAIRLGIVLIASRTSPTDMVIKMAEQAGITLVGYVRGDAFEVYSHAQALAMAAQPEIP, from the coding sequence ATGGAACAGAATCGCCGCCACTTGGTTCTGCGCTACAAGCAGGGCTCTCTGACCCATGTAGAACGCCAGGTTGTCCAGGAATATCCGCTGCGCCTCGAAGTCAACGGCCGGGATCTCGCCACCCTGATCGCCTCCCCCCATCAACTCAACTTTCTGGTTGTCGGGTTCCTGCGCCTGCAGGGATTCATCCGGAGCCTGGATGATATCCTGAGCCTTGGCGTCTGCGACGACTTCGGGACGGCCAAGGTACGCATCCGCGGCGAGGTCCCCGAGCGACTTGGTCTCACCCTCACCTCGGGCTGCGGAAGCGGAATCACTTTTCAGCTCCCCACCCCGCCAGATAAAAGAGCGGACTCCGGTGAAACCCGCGTCCGCTTCACCCCACAACAGATCTTCGCCCTGATGCGGGAGCTGGCCGAAAGAGCCGAGAACTATCGGGCCCATGGGGGCATCCACTCGGCGGCAGTGGGCGACGGACAGCAGCTGCTGATCTACTCCGAAGATCTCGGCCGTCACAACACCCTTGATCGCATCGCCGGTGAGGCGCTCTTTAAAAACCTCGACCTGCACGGGAAGCTTCTCGTCACCTCGGGGCGGGTCTCCACCGAGATGGTCGCCAAGGCGATACGGCTCGGCATCGTCCTGATCGCCTCGCGCACCTCCCCCACCGACATGGTCATCAAGATGGCCGAGCAGGCCGGCATCACCCTGGTCGGCTATGTGCGCGGAGACGCCTTCGAGGTTTACAGTCATGCGCAAGCCCTCGCTATGGCCGCCCAGCCTGAAATCCCCTGA
- a CDS encoding GNAT family N-acetyltransferase: protein MSALTLRSLRPNDLDRISEIESRIAGRPRKAFFEKRLAVATATPESFITCAALDGEKIVGYGFARLQAGEYGATRPVAVLDIIGVDPDVQRKGIGKAVLSGIEQRMDKKGIDTLGTQAAWTDHVMSSFLSSRGFKLAPSRIIERDTSPLEEKITEVNPVKMDSVWRVHGPGGDDYSLLSRDRYLVRSLREEDLDAVVRIDSKLTGRDNSSYYELKFREMLVETGIRVSLVAEDSNNVAGFIMARLDYGEYGKADQAAVIDAIGVHPVFKGTGVGHALLSQLLINLSNLKVDSVRTQVSWKNFDLQKFLFAKGFAPSQRLVLIKTCK from the coding sequence ATGTCCGCTCTCACGCTTCGATCACTCCGCCCCAACGATCTGGACCGGATTTCGGAAATTGAAAGCCGGATAGCCGGTCGACCGCGTAAGGCATTCTTCGAAAAGCGTCTCGCCGTGGCGACGGCGACTCCGGAGAGCTTCATCACCTGCGCGGCTCTCGACGGGGAGAAGATTGTCGGCTACGGTTTCGCCCGGCTCCAGGCGGGCGAGTACGGCGCGACCCGGCCGGTGGCCGTTCTGGATATCATCGGCGTCGATCCCGATGTCCAGCGCAAGGGGATCGGCAAGGCGGTGCTCTCCGGCATTGAACAGCGGATGGACAAGAAGGGGATCGACACCTTGGGCACGCAGGCCGCCTGGACGGATCACGTGATGTCCAGCTTTCTCTCCTCCAGAGGGTTCAAGCTGGCGCCCAGTCGCATCATTGAGCGCGACACGTCGCCGCTGGAGGAAAAAATCACCGAGGTGAATCCGGTGAAAATGGACAGCGTCTGGCGGGTTCACGGACCCGGAGGCGATGATTACAGTCTTCTGTCCAGGGACAGGTACCTGGTCCGCTCCCTGCGTGAGGAGGATCTGGACGCCGTCGTTCGCATCGACAGCAAACTTACGGGGAGGGACAATTCCTCCTATTATGAGCTCAAGTTCAGGGAGATGCTGGTCGAAACGGGGATCCGGGTATCCCTGGTGGCCGAGGATTCCAACAACGTGGCCGGATTCATCATGGCACGGCTCGATTACGGCGAATATGGCAAGGCGGATCAGGCGGCGGTCATCGATGCCATCGGCGTCCACCCGGTCTTCAAAGGAACCGGCGTGGGGCATGCCCTGCTCTCCCAGCTGCTGATCAATCTGTCGAACCTGAAGGTCGATTCGGTGCGGACCCAGGTTTCGTGGAAGAACTTTGACCTCCAGAAGTTTCTGTTTGCGAAGGGATTTGCGCCATCACAGAGACTGGTTCTGATCAAGACCTGCAAGTGA
- a CDS encoding 2Fe-2S iron-sulfur cluster-binding protein: MNEINLQVDGKEVSAKEGTTVLEAARSVGVSIPTLCDHERLSPYGACRICTVEADANGRTNLIAACQHPVEKGLVVRTRTAKIDKIRKVLVEQMLAHAPDSEQLQELAQEYGADRNRFEQESSFCILCGLCVRYCAEVKKKFAVSFFDRGAKREIAFIPEIAAKECWDCKECFPLCPTSALQAAYVLTEALTSPPNPEAGE; the protein is encoded by the coding sequence ATGAATGAAATCAACTTGCAGGTTGATGGAAAAGAAGTTTCCGCCAAGGAAGGAACGACCGTTCTGGAGGCGGCACGGAGCGTGGGTGTCTCGATTCCCACCCTCTGTGACCATGAGAGATTGTCGCCTTATGGGGCCTGCCGGATCTGCACGGTTGAGGCGGATGCCAATGGGAGGACAAATCTCATCGCCGCCTGTCAGCATCCGGTGGAAAAAGGCCTGGTGGTCAGGACCAGAACCGCGAAGATAGACAAGATTCGCAAGGTGCTGGTGGAGCAGATGCTGGCCCATGCCCCCGATTCTGAACAATTGCAGGAACTGGCCCAGGAATATGGCGCGGACAGGAATCGTTTTGAACAGGAGTCCTCGTTCTGCATCCTCTGCGGTCTGTGCGTGAGATATTGCGCCGAGGTCAAGAAGAAGTTCGCCGTCAGCTTTTTTGACCGGGGAGCGAAGCGGGAGATCGCCTTCATCCCGGAGATCGCCGCCAAGGAATGCTGGGACTGCAAGGAATGCTTTCCGCTCTGCCCCACTTCGGCTCTTCAGGCGGCATATGTGCTGACCGAGGCGCTGACCTCTCCCCCGAACCCCGAAGCAGGGGAATAG